One genomic region from Carcharodon carcharias isolate sCarCar2 chromosome 12, sCarCar2.pri, whole genome shotgun sequence encodes:
- the wipf1b gene encoding WAS/WASL-interacting protein family member 1 isoform X1 has translation MPPPPPPGPPPPPTFSVANTDKPSLNKSEQVGRNALLSDICSRPKKLKKTVTNDRSAPVVIAPKGPGGGGGGGGGGGGGGGGGPASLGGLFAAGMPKLRSSGSRESSDSGGSRPPIMPPGGRSAGPRPFAINNAPPRIPGSSPFQRGNNPELPRNKLQPPNQPKFPRPDIGSKPDAGPPPLPNAPRPSASSMQNRGPPPVPGNRTPNAGPSLPNRSQGSSRHFSPTLPHSSANRSFLPPTPSRVAEDKPSPPAPSTNRPPLPPTPVRMTDDRPPPPPMTSRPSTNRDGPPLPPPQHQKPPVPQTPRPIPSFQAPPPPPPNRPGPPPTHPSTAPDVEIPKLPQRNLSLHSTSSSASPGPVRSGPLPPNERPPPPVRDPPSRSGPLPPPPPASRNGSTQKAPPVPQPPNRMGSDTRSGFRPPLPPDRGSPVAPPPPPTSMRNGFQESSQSVCEDEWEGRFSFHSISEFPPPEPYVNFPKTYPSKQSKAESRDSGRRERGAPPLPPIPPIPR, from the exons GCAAATACAGATAAACCCTCGCTAAACAAATCTGAGCAGGTAGGAAGAAATGCTCTTTTGTCAGACATATGCAGCAGGCCAAAAAAGTTGAAGAAAACTGTTACCAATGATAGGAGTGCACCAGTCGTTATTG CACCTAAAGGacctggtggaggtggtggaggaggtggtggtgggggcgggggtggtggaggtggaccTGCTAGTTTAGGTGGATTATTTGCAGCAGGAATGCCAAAGCTTAGGTCTTCAGGAAGCCGAGAGAGCTCGG ATTCTGGTGGAAGCAGACCACCAATTATGCCGCCTGGTGGAAGATCAGCTGGTCCCCGACCATTTGCAATAAACAATGCTCCGCCAAGGATTCCTGGGTCATCTCCTTTCCAAAGGGGTAATAACCCTGAGCTACCAAGAAATAAATTGCAGCCACCAAATCAACCAAAATTTCCAAGGCCAGATATAGGTTCAAAGCCTGATGCAGGACCACCACCTTTACCAAATGCACCACGACCATCAGCCTCAAGTATGCAGAACAGGGGTCCTCCACCTGTACCAGGAAATCGAACACCAAACGCAGGACCTTCGCTACCAAATCGCAGTCAAGGATCTTCTCGTCATTTCTCTCCAACTCTTCCACATAGCAGTGCAAATAGATCTTTCCTGCCTCCCACTCCAAGCAGAGTTGCTGAAGACAAACCTTCACCACCAGCTCCCAGTACAAACAGACCTCCACTGCCTCCTACTCCTGTTAGGATGACAGATGATagacctccaccacctccaatgACAAGTAGACCCTCAACTAATAGGgacggccctccacttccaccaccacaACATCAGAAACCACCTGTCCCTCAAACACCTAGGCCAATTCCCTCTTTCCAagctcctcctccaccaccacctaaTCGACCAGGACCACCTCCCACTCATCCAAGCACTGCTCCAGATGTTGAAATTCCAAAGCTCCCTCAACGGAATTTGTCTCTCCACAGCACTTCTTCATCAGCATCACCTGGACCAGTTCGAAGTGGTCCTCTTCCTCCCAATGAAAGACCTCCACCACCTGTAAGAGACCCCCCAAGCAGATCAG GGcctcttccaccaccacctccagctAGCAGAAATGGTAGTACCCAGAAAGCACCACCTGTCCCACAGCCCCCAAATAGAATGGGTTCAGACACGAGGAGTGGCTTCAGACCCCCACTTCCTCCTGACCGAGGAAGTCCTGttgccccaccgcccccaccaacgTCAATGAGGAATGGCTTTCAGGAGTCCTcgcagtcagtgtgtgaag ATGAGTGGGAAGGCAGATTTTCTTTCCATTCCATCTCTGAGTTTCCACCACCGGAACCGTATGTAAACTTCCCAAAAACTTATCCTAGTAAACAGAGCAAGGCAGAGAGCAGAG ATTCAGGCCGGAGAGAACGAGGTGCTCCACCCCTTCCACCAATTCCACCTATACCAAGGTGA
- the wipf1b gene encoding WAS/WASL-interacting protein family member 1 isoform X2 — translation MPPPPPPGPPPPPTFSVANTDKPSLNKSEQVGRNALLSDICSRPKKLKKTVTNDRSAPVVIAPKGPGGGGGGGGGGGGGGGGGPASLGGLFAAGMPKLRSSGSRESSDSGGSRPPIMPPGGRSAGPRPFAINNAPPRIPGSSPFQRGNNPELPRNKLQPPNQPKFPRPDIGSKPDAGPPPLPNAPRPSASSMQNRGPPPVPGNRTPNAGPSLPNRSQGSSRHFSPTLPHSSANRSFLPPTPSRVAEDKPSPPAPSTNRPPLPPTPVRMTDDRPPPPPMTSRPSTNRDGPPLPPPQHQKPPVPQTPRPIPSFQAPPPPPPNRPGPPPTHPSTAPDVEIPKLPQRNLSLHSTSSSASPGPVRSGPLPPNERPPPPVRDPPSRSDEWEGRFSFHSISEFPPPEPYVNFPKTYPSKQSKAESRDSGRRERGAPPLPPIPPIPR, via the exons GCAAATACAGATAAACCCTCGCTAAACAAATCTGAGCAGGTAGGAAGAAATGCTCTTTTGTCAGACATATGCAGCAGGCCAAAAAAGTTGAAGAAAACTGTTACCAATGATAGGAGTGCACCAGTCGTTATTG CACCTAAAGGacctggtggaggtggtggaggaggtggtggtgggggcgggggtggtggaggtggaccTGCTAGTTTAGGTGGATTATTTGCAGCAGGAATGCCAAAGCTTAGGTCTTCAGGAAGCCGAGAGAGCTCGG ATTCTGGTGGAAGCAGACCACCAATTATGCCGCCTGGTGGAAGATCAGCTGGTCCCCGACCATTTGCAATAAACAATGCTCCGCCAAGGATTCCTGGGTCATCTCCTTTCCAAAGGGGTAATAACCCTGAGCTACCAAGAAATAAATTGCAGCCACCAAATCAACCAAAATTTCCAAGGCCAGATATAGGTTCAAAGCCTGATGCAGGACCACCACCTTTACCAAATGCACCACGACCATCAGCCTCAAGTATGCAGAACAGGGGTCCTCCACCTGTACCAGGAAATCGAACACCAAACGCAGGACCTTCGCTACCAAATCGCAGTCAAGGATCTTCTCGTCATTTCTCTCCAACTCTTCCACATAGCAGTGCAAATAGATCTTTCCTGCCTCCCACTCCAAGCAGAGTTGCTGAAGACAAACCTTCACCACCAGCTCCCAGTACAAACAGACCTCCACTGCCTCCTACTCCTGTTAGGATGACAGATGATagacctccaccacctccaatgACAAGTAGACCCTCAACTAATAGGgacggccctccacttccaccaccacaACATCAGAAACCACCTGTCCCTCAAACACCTAGGCCAATTCCCTCTTTCCAagctcctcctccaccaccacctaaTCGACCAGGACCACCTCCCACTCATCCAAGCACTGCTCCAGATGTTGAAATTCCAAAGCTCCCTCAACGGAATTTGTCTCTCCACAGCACTTCTTCATCAGCATCACCTGGACCAGTTCGAAGTGGTCCTCTTCCTCCCAATGAAAGACCTCCACCACCTGTAAGAGACCCCCCAAGCAGATCAG ATGAGTGGGAAGGCAGATTTTCTTTCCATTCCATCTCTGAGTTTCCACCACCGGAACCGTATGTAAACTTCCCAAAAACTTATCCTAGTAAACAGAGCAAGGCAGAGAGCAGAG ATTCAGGCCGGAGAGAACGAGGTGCTCCACCCCTTCCACCAATTCCACCTATACCAAGGTGA